One window from the genome of Candidatus Moraniibacteriota bacterium encodes:
- a CDS encoding DUF1003 domain-containing protein, protein MNTNTNNRLELRTLKELRKTTKPIRNVYTTYQENLTVLERIARWITEHVGSMGFFLIIFIWTIGWLFWNTLAAEELRFDPFPAFVLWLFISNMIQLLLFPLILIGQNLQARHDETRADVDFDVNLKSEKEIETVLIYLEHQHEMIMEIKNKLEDLKNINSPENSK, encoded by the coding sequence ATGAACACCAATACTAATAATCGACTCGAACTTCGGACACTCAAGGAACTGCGCAAAACTACGAAACCAATTCGCAATGTTTACACCACTTATCAGGAAAACTTGACGGTTCTGGAGCGGATCGCTCGTTGGATCACAGAACACGTTGGTTCAATGGGATTTTTCTTGATAATTTTTATCTGGACAATCGGATGGCTGTTTTGGAACACTCTAGCCGCAGAAGAACTGCGTTTTGATCCTTTCCCGGCTTTTGTTCTTTGGCTTTTTATTTCCAATATGATTCAGTTGCTTCTATTTCCACTTATTCTTATTGGTCAAAATCTTCAAGCCCGCCACGACGAAACCCGAGCAGATGTTGATTTTGATGTAAATCTTAAGTCGGAAAAAGAAATTGAAACAGTGCTTATTTATTTGGAGCACCAGCACGAGATGATTATGGAAATAAAAAATAAATTGGAGGATCTCAAAAATATTAACTCGCCGGAAAATAGCAAATGA
- a CDS encoding serine hydroxymethyltransferase, translating into MNFKTLKKQDPAAYQTVAGELRRQQEGLELIASENYASVAVLEALGSVFTNKYSEGYPGRRYYGGQRHTDEVERLAIKRAKKLFGADHVNVQPLSGAPANMIVYSAVLNPGDKILSMELSHGGHLTHGHPVTLSAKLYNFIRYKTGPSGKIDYRELERIAIKEKPKLILAGFSAYTRQLNYKKFQRIAKKVGAISMIDIAHIAGLIAGRALPNPVPYFDIVTTTTHKTLRGPRGGMIMCKKKFAKVIDKAVFPGFQGGPHMNNIAAMAVAFGEALKPSFKKYAKQILKNAKVLELELRKYGFKIMFGGTENHMVLVDVFGSKGVTGRQAEETLDKIGITLNKNVIPDDPRPPMDPSGIRIGVPAVTSRGMKEKEIKMIAQWINDAIENRNNRNVLRKLRKEVVTLCKKFPIYKSLG; encoded by the coding sequence ATGAATTTCAAAACACTCAAAAAACAAGATCCGGCGGCATATCAGACCGTAGCCGGAGAACTTCGACGCCAGCAGGAGGGACTGGAACTCATCGCATCAGAAAACTACGCGTCCGTCGCGGTTCTGGAAGCGCTTGGCTCGGTTTTCACCAATAAATATTCGGAGGGATATCCCGGCCGAAGATACTACGGAGGCCAGCGCCATACTGACGAAGTTGAACGCCTAGCCATTAAGCGGGCTAAGAAACTTTTTGGCGCCGATCACGTAAATGTCCAGCCGCTTTCCGGCGCGCCGGCCAATATGATTGTTTATTCAGCGGTGCTTAATCCCGGCGACAAGATCTTGAGTATGGAACTTTCCCATGGGGGGCATCTCACGCATGGCCATCCAGTAACACTTTCGGCTAAGCTTTATAATTTCATCCGTTATAAAACCGGCCCTTCCGGAAAAATTGATTATCGCGAATTGGAGCGAATTGCCATAAAAGAAAAACCAAAATTGATTTTGGCCGGCTTCTCCGCCTATACAAGGCAGCTTAATTATAAAAAGTTCCAGCGAATCGCCAAAAAAGTCGGCGCCATCTCAATGATTGATATTGCTCATATCGCCGGCCTAATTGCCGGGCGTGCTCTTCCCAATCCGGTGCCGTATTTTGATATTGTCACCACCACGACCCACAAAACGCTCCGAGGGCCGCGGGGTGGAATGATTATGTGCAAAAAGAAATTCGCGAAGGTGATTGACAAAGCTGTTTTTCCCGGTTTTCAAGGCGGACCGCATATGAACAATATTGCCGCCATGGCGGTCGCTTTCGGGGAAGCGCTGAAACCGTCTTTTAAGAAATATGCTAAACAAATTCTTAAAAACGCAAAAGTTTTGGAACTGGAACTGCGAAAATATGGATTTAAAATAATGTTCGGCGGAACGGAAAATCATATGGTTCTGGTTGATGTCTTTGGAAGCAAGGGCGTAACCGGCAGGCAAGCCGAAGAGACACTGGATAAAATAGGAATTACGCTTAATAAAAATGTTATTCCTGATGATCCGCGCCCGCCAATGGATCCTAGCGGCATCCGCATTGGCGTTCCGGCGGTCACCAGCCGGGGAATGAAAGAAAAAGAAATAAAAATGATTGCCCAATGGATTAATGACGCAATTGAAAACCGCAACAACAGAAATGTCTTAAGAAAGTTGCGCAAAGAAGTAGTCACTTTATGTAAAAAGTTTCCCATATATAAAAGTTTGGGCTAA
- a CDS encoding sugar phosphate nucleotidyltransferase — protein MEKNKRRKPMKGIILAGGSAKRLFPNTIIVSKQLQSIYDRQMIFYPLNTLIKGGIRDILIITSPEHIGSFKNLLGDFLEDYGINISFKIQREPRGLPEAFVLGKKHIDDDNVTLILGDNVFEEDFSETIRNFESGGHIFIKEVSDPERFATVVLGDNGEIVEIVEKPRRPKSNYVSVGLYIYDNRVIKKAMKLKPSKRNEFEIVDLHKYYLNLGELKYTIADKNKLWMDAGTPDALLDAGIAVREKGIHKNFDPILEEAINRMCDMHKDLVDKRFRYMHRP, from the coding sequence ATGGAAAAAAATAAAAGGAGGAAACCAATGAAAGGAATAATTTTAGCCGGAGGAAGCGCTAAAAGACTTTTTCCAAACACAATTATTGTTTCTAAACAGCTGCAGTCTATTTATGACCGACAAATGATATTTTATCCGCTCAACACTTTGATTAAGGGCGGCATAAGAGACATCCTTATCATTACCTCACCGGAACATATCGGCTCTTTCAAGAATTTATTAGGGGATTTTCTGGAAGATTATGGTATAAATATATCTTTCAAAATTCAAAGGGAACCGCGCGGACTTCCAGAAGCTTTTGTTTTAGGAAAAAAACATATAGACGACGATAATGTTACGTTGATCTTAGGTGACAATGTTTTTGAGGAGGATTTTTCGGAAACTATAAGAAACTTCGAAAGCGGAGGTCATATCTTTATCAAAGAGGTTTCAGACCCGGAGCGATTCGCGACAGTTGTTTTAGGAGATAATGGCGAGATTGTGGAGATTGTCGAAAAACCGAGAAGACCAAAAAGTAACTATGTATCTGTCGGTCTTTACATATACGACAATAGAGTTATTAAAAAAGCTATGAAATTAAAGCCTTCAAAACGCAATGAATTTGAAATTGTCGACCTGCATAAATATTATTTGAATTTGGGAGAATTAAAGTATACTATTGCAGACAAGAATAAACTATGGATGGATGCAGGAACACCTGATGCGCTCCTTGATGCAGGGATAGCAGTAAGAGAGAAGGGGATCCATAAAAACTTTGATCCTATTCTAGAAGAAGCTATTAATCGCATGTGTGATATGCATAAAGATCTGGTTGATAAAAGATTTCGATATATGCATCGCCCCTAG
- the galU gene encoding UTP--glucose-1-phosphate uridylyltransferase GalU gives MKIKKAILPVAGFGTRFLPATKAQPKEMLPIVDKPVIQYLVEEAVAAGIEEIIFVTGRGKRAIEDHFDVSFELEETLVEKNKHELLKEVRKISKLANFSYVRQPLPLGDGHAILQAYHITGQEPALILFGDCVYDSKVPAAKQLIDTYEKYGDSVIGLSRVAKKEVSKFGVIDGVKLDAHTVEIKNIMEKPSPEKAPSNMVAVGKYVITPEIFRILSRMRRGKSGEIRLADAFKIMLSKNRPVYGRLLEGEWLDTGDKFNFVRATIHFGLKHPEIKDKLKKYLRENHQKVICKR, from the coding sequence ATGAAAATCAAAAAAGCCATTTTGCCGGTAGCCGGATTTGGTACAAGGTTTCTTCCGGCCACCAAAGCCCAGCCCAAGGAAATGCTTCCCATTGTCGACAAGCCGGTAATTCAGTATCTTGTTGAAGAAGCCGTCGCCGCCGGCATAGAAGAAATCATCTTCGTCACCGGCCGCGGGAAACGGGCCATTGAGGATCATTTTGACGTATCTTTTGAACTGGAGGAAACATTGGTCGAAAAAAACAAACATGAACTTCTCAAAGAAGTTAGAAAAATTTCAAAACTGGCTAATTTTTCTTATGTTCGTCAGCCCCTTCCGCTGGGAGATGGCCATGCAATACTCCAGGCCTATCACATTACCGGCCAAGAGCCCGCACTGATACTATTCGGCGACTGCGTTTACGACAGCAAAGTTCCAGCTGCCAAACAACTTATTGATACTTATGAAAAATACGGGGACAGCGTCATCGGTTTAAGCCGAGTGGCTAAAAAAGAAGTATCTAAGTTTGGTGTTATTGATGGGGTAAAACTCGATGCTCACACGGTGGAAATAAAAAATATTATGGAAAAACCATCTCCCGAAAAAGCTCCTTCAAACATGGTAGCGGTTGGAAAATACGTTATCACTCCCGAGATTTTCCGGATTCTTTCCCGAATGCGGCGGGGAAAGTCAGGGGAGATTCGCTTAGCCGACGCTTTTAAAATTATGCTTTCCAAGAATCGTCCCGTTTACGGGCGCCTTCTTGAAGGAGAATGGCTAGACACCGGCGATAAATTCAATTTCGTAAGAGCCACTATCCACTTTGGGCTGAAACATCCAGAGATTAAAGATAAATTGAAAAAATACTTGCGGGAAAATCACCAAAAAGTCATTTGTAAACGCTAA
- the rplI gene encoding 50S ribosomal protein L9 gives MKVIFLQDVGKTGKKGDIREVADGYARNFLLPGKLAEVATPTTIQKARELTEKRIEREKEDLKKSQDVARQLKEKEITIVVKEKKGKLFGSVGTKEIATELKKQGLELEEKNILLDKPVKEIGEREVAVELGHGVKIKIKLVVKGK, from the coding sequence ATGAAGGTTATTTTTCTGCAAGATGTCGGAAAAACGGGAAAAAAGGGGGATATAAGAGAAGTGGCCGACGGCTACGCTCGAAACTTTTTGCTGCCCGGAAAATTAGCGGAAGTGGCCACTCCCACCACTATTCAAAAAGCCCGGGAATTAACAGAAAAGCGGATTGAGCGGGAAAAAGAAGACCTAAAAAAATCCCAAGATGTAGCTCGCCAACTTAAAGAAAAAGAAATAACCATTGTAGTCAAAGAGAAAAAAGGAAAACTGTTTGGATCCGTGGGGACAAAAGAGATTGCCACTGAACTAAAAAAACAAGGGCTGGAATTGGAGGAAAAAAATATTTTACTGGACAAGCCCGTCAAGGAAATAGGGGAAAGGGAAGTTGCCGTTGAGTTAGGTCACGGCGTCAAAATAAAAATTAAATTGGTGGTTAAAGGGAAATAA
- a CDS encoding CTP synthase, producing MKNRKYIFMFGGVMSGIGKGIATSSIAKIIQAKGFSVTAIKIDPYVNVDAGTMNPTEHGEVFVLASGLETDQDMGNYERFLGVSLPPQNYMTTGSIFGKVIRRERNLEYNGKCVQIIPHITDEIIKTIKKAGNLNKADFVIIEVGGTTGDYENLLYTEAARQMKLKNPPDVLFVMISYLPCPPKIGEMKSKPTQQAVRALNSAGIQPDIIIARSEMPIDDRRKEKIALFCNVSGKDVISAPDIDSIYEVPLNFEKDHLSARILEKLGLKARKKDLKEWKKLVKNIKEAREKIKIGIVGKYFGTGDFTLSDSYISVIEAIKHAAYNFRLKPEISWINSELFEGNPDKIEELKNYDGIIVPGGFGERGVEGKIKAIHFCRENKIPYFGLCYGMQLAVIEFARNVLGLKDAHTTEINRDTKNPVIDIMPEQKKNLEDRNYGATMRLGIYPAVLKKGTLAYRAYGKKIISERHRHRWEVNPEHIDRLEKGGLVFSGKSPDRRLMEIAELPQSVHPFFLGTQFHPEFTSSLLKSHPLFLEFMKACRENKKTGH from the coding sequence ATGAAGAACAGAAAATATATTTTCATGTTTGGAGGAGTAATGTCAGGAATTGGAAAGGGGATTGCTACTTCTTCCATTGCCAAAATTATTCAGGCCAAGGGTTTTTCCGTGACGGCTATTAAAATTGACCCTTATGTCAATGTTGACGCCGGCACCATGAATCCCACAGAACACGGGGAAGTGTTTGTTTTGGCCAGTGGACTGGAAACCGATCAGGATATGGGGAATTATGAAAGGTTTCTGGGTGTTTCCTTGCCACCGCAAAATTACATGACCACGGGAAGCATTTTTGGAAAAGTAATCAGGCGGGAAAGAAATCTTGAGTACAATGGAAAATGCGTTCAAATTATTCCCCATATCACCGACGAAATAATAAAAACAATCAAAAAAGCTGGCAATCTAAATAAAGCGGACTTTGTAATAATTGAAGTTGGTGGAACAACGGGCGATTATGAAAATCTTCTTTATACTGAAGCGGCTAGGCAAATGAAACTCAAAAATCCGCCGGACGTTTTATTTGTGATGATAAGTTATTTGCCCTGCCCGCCGAAGATCGGCGAGATGAAATCGAAGCCCACTCAGCAGGCCGTTCGGGCTTTGAATTCCGCCGGAATCCAGCCGGATATTATTATCGCTCGAAGTGAAATGCCGATCGATGACAGAAGAAAAGAAAAAATCGCGCTTTTCTGCAATGTAAGCGGAAAAGATGTGATATCGGCGCCTGACATTGATTCAATCTATGAAGTACCGCTTAATTTTGAAAAGGATCATTTGAGCGCGAGGATTCTGGAAAAGCTGGGACTTAAGGCGAGAAAGAAGGACTTAAAAGAATGGAAAAAACTGGTGAAGAATATCAAAGAGGCCAGAGAAAAAATAAAAATTGGAATCGTTGGCAAATACTTTGGAACCGGGGATTTCACTTTGAGCGATTCCTATATTTCGGTGATTGAGGCCATAAAACACGCTGCTTATAACTTTAGATTAAAACCGGAAATTAGCTGGATAAACAGCGAGTTGTTTGAAGGCAATCCCGATAAAATTGAAGAATTAAAAAATTATGACGGCATTATTGTTCCCGGCGGCTTTGGGGAAAGGGGAGTGGAGGGAAAAATTAAAGCTATTCATTTTTGCCGGGAAAATAAGATCCCTTATTTCGGTTTGTGCTACGGAATGCAGCTGGCCGTCATTGAATTCGCCAGAAATGTTCTGGGTCTCAAAGACGCCCACACCACTGAAATCAACCGCGATACGAAAAATCCGGTTATTGACATTATGCCGGAGCAAAAAAAGAATTTGGAAGACAGAAACTACGGAGCTACAATGCGCTTGGGAATTTATCCAGCCGTTCTTAAAAAAGGTACGCTTGCTTACCGCGCCTACGGCAAGAAGATAATTTCTGAACGTCATCGTCATCGCTGGGAGGTTAATCCCGAACATATTGATCGTCTGGAAAAAGGAGGACTGGTGTTTTCCGGAAAGTCACCTGATCGGCGGCTGATGGAAATCGCCGAACTTCCTCAATCAGTTCATCCTTTCTTTTTAGGAACCCAATTCCATCCGGAATTTACATCTTCACTACTCAAGTCGCATCCACTGTTTCTCGAGTTTATGAAAGCTTGTAGAGAAAATAAAAAAACAGGACATTAA
- the rpmA gene encoding 50S ribosomal protein L27, producing MAHRKAGGSTELGRDSISKRLGVKIFGGQIVKTGNIIIRQRGTKFHSGKNVKRGEDDTLFALKDGVVKFASKKVKNYTGKLVKRRFVSVE from the coding sequence ATGGCACATCGTAAAGCCGGCGGCTCAACAGAATTAGGGAGGGATTCAATTTCCAAACGCTTAGGCGTGAAAATTTTTGGCGGCCAGATTGTGAAAACCGGCAATATAATTATTCGCCAGCGCGGAACGAAGTTTCATTCTGGAAAAAATGTCAAACGCGGAGAAGATGATACCCTCTTTGCTTTAAAAGACGGCGTTGTTAAATTTGCTTCTAAAAAAGTTAAGAATTACACAGGCAAACTGGTTAAACGGCGGTTTGTAAGTGTCGAGTAA
- a CDS encoding PAS domain-containing sensor histidine kinase has translation MKEEKEQKPERFPVSMLYSFLKYIPLSVYYKDCNGAFIAVSRTKAAHYGVTVEEMLGKKDSDFLLPDEAQSALEDDLEVMKTGQPIIGKEEKLTHPDSVVWVSATKAPWIEKGEIKGVFGVSIDITERKKAEEERQRAEEELKKLNEMILHILSIAKHDMRSKVMALISTIKLLMKGRFESIDVAYKDLYKTALQLEQILNDYLAESSLLKMQIPSKKTFDVGIDVVDPIIDEFSKEIEEKNIVIDNRLGGIPENEVILPEAIKIVVSAIFRNLLGNAIKHGKKGTRIAVGVEFLEKFKKFNVFDTGPLIPPEIREKMFEEGFSTGDSTGIGLSKCRSIVRLHGGDLWYETAGDGYNNFVFTIPA, from the coding sequence ATGAAGGAAGAAAAGGAACAAAAGCCAGAAAGATTTCCTGTTTCAATGCTTTATTCTTTCCTTAAATATATACCATTGTCGGTATATTATAAGGATTGCAATGGCGCATTTATAGCTGTAAGCAGGACTAAAGCGGCACATTACGGCGTTACAGTTGAAGAAATGCTGGGAAAAAAGGACAGTGATTTCCTGCTCCCAGATGAAGCCCAAAGCGCCCTTGAGGATGATCTGGAAGTTATGAAAACCGGACAACCAATCATCGGGAAGGAAGAAAAACTTACACATCCAGATAGCGTAGTATGGGTATCTGCGACAAAAGCTCCTTGGATAGAAAAAGGTGAAATAAAAGGTGTTTTTGGCGTCTCTATAGATATAACTGAAAGAAAGAAGGCTGAAGAAGAGAGGCAAAGAGCAGAAGAAGAACTGAAAAAGCTTAACGAAATGATACTGCACATACTAAGTATCGCAAAACATGATATGCGAAGCAAGGTAATGGCACTAATTTCTACCATTAAGCTGCTTATGAAGGGGCGGTTTGAAAGCATTGATGTCGCATACAAAGATTTGTATAAAACAGCTCTGCAATTAGAACAAATTCTAAATGACTATCTTGCAGAATCTTCTTTATTGAAGATGCAAATACCCAGTAAAAAAACTTTTGATGTTGGGATCGATGTCGTGGATCCAATTATTGATGAATTTTCCAAAGAAATCGAAGAAAAAAACATAGTGATTGACAACAGACTGGGCGGAATTCCAGAAAACGAAGTCATCCTTCCTGAAGCTATTAAAATAGTGGTGTCAGCTATTTTTCGTAATCTGCTTGGAAACGCGATAAAGCATGGAAAAAAAGGAACCAGAATTGCAGTCGGAGTTGAATTTTTAGAGAAATTCAAAAAATTCAATGTATTTGATACAGGCCCTTTAATTCCTCCAGAGATCAGAGAAAAGATGTTTGAAGAAGGTTTTTCTACCGGAGATAGTACTGGAATTGGACTTTCAAAATGCCGCTCCATCGTACGATTACATGGGGGAGATTTGTGGTATGAGACCGCGGGAGATGGCTACAATAATTTTGTTTTTACCATTCCTGCATAA
- a CDS encoding PD-(D/E)XK nuclease family protein, with product MRISYSALDTYQTCPLKYKFQEIDKIRVPKSKEMVFGTVLHSTLKFIHTPGILSPTLEQALDYFSRNWNSEVFESEIEERSAFSQGVQMIQDYYKKNDPSKINIVDLESRFAIEVGEHIVSGIIDRIDKTEAGYEIIDYKTTKKMPSQEKVDNDVQLSIYLHAFLSRYPKEMDNLDKITVSLYYLKHGVKLSSKRTFDQLKQSENLFLDTIKIIESGKFEPIISPLCDWCGYQKRCPMWKHKFKELRKADTEEINRNIVEYIEVKAQSAKLKTQIEELQEKISEYMDSEGVDQVFSESGTIMRALRKTYKYDEKKLREILEPLDKWEDVLKVDGIALRNILGVLPYQVRKEAEKAKMIDKETKSFTVKKK from the coding sequence ATGCGCATTTCATATTCAGCATTAGACACCTATCAAACTTGCCCCCTAAAATACAAATTTCAGGAAATTGACAAGATCAGAGTTCCTAAATCCAAAGAGATGGTTTTCGGGACGGTTTTGCATTCCACGCTTAAGTTTATTCATACTCCTGGCATCCTTTCCCCCACTCTTGAACAGGCACTGGATTATTTTTCCCGCAACTGGAATAGCGAGGTTTTTGAGAGCGAAATTGAAGAGCGTTCTGCGTTTTCGCAGGGAGTGCAAATGATCCAGGATTATTACAAGAAAAATGATCCGTCCAAGATCAATATTGTTGATCTGGAAAGCCGGTTTGCCATTGAAGTGGGAGAGCATATTGTTTCCGGAATCATTGACCGGATTGATAAAACCGAAGCGGGCTATGAAATAATTGATTATAAAACCACCAAAAAGATGCCCTCGCAGGAAAAAGTGGACAATGATGTCCAGCTTTCTATTTATCTCCATGCTTTTCTTTCCCGCTATCCGAAAGAAATGGACAATCTCGATAAAATCACTGTCAGTTTATATTATTTAAAACACGGCGTTAAGCTTTCTTCCAAGAGGACTTTCGACCAGCTCAAGCAAAGCGAAAATTTATTTCTGGATACGATTAAAATCATAGAGAGCGGGAAATTTGAACCGATAATCTCTCCGCTTTGCGACTGGTGCGGATACCAGAAACGCTGTCCGATGTGGAAGCATAAATTCAAAGAATTAAGAAAAGCAGATACGGAGGAAATAAATAGAAATATAGTTGAGTATATTGAGGTAAAAGCTCAAAGCGCAAAGCTCAAAACCCAAATAGAAGAACTGCAGGAAAAGATATCCGAATATATGGACAGTGAAGGGGTGGACCAAGTGTTCAGCGAAAGCGGGACAATTATGCGAGCATTGAGAAAAACCTACAAATACGACGAGAAAAAATTAAGAGAAATACTGGAACCATTGGACAAGTGGGAGGATGTTTTAAAGGTGGACGGAATAGCACTGCGCAATATTTTAGGCGTTCTTCCCTATCAAGTTAGAAAAGAAGCGGAAAAAGCGAAAATGATTGACAAGGAGACAAAAAGTTTTACCGTGAAGAAAAAATAA
- a CDS encoding cysteine desulfurase family protein, whose product MKKKRIYLDYAATTPVDPAVLAAMKLYFSEKFGNPMSIHSFGQEAKEAIEKARTQVARFLNCEPREIIFTSGATESNNLAIRGVVKAYWGKYKRKPHIITTQFEHHCVLNTCKVLEVERQGLAEVTYLPVYKNGIVKVKDVKKAIRTNTILVSIMYVNNEIGTVQPIAEIGKLIHETRNMKHETKYPLFHTDAVQAINYFDCDVKRLNVDLLSLSAHKIYGPKGVGALYIKKGTPISQVQTGGEQEFNLRAGTHNVAGMVGLGAAIQQVKSQKSKVKSIVLLRDYLIKRVLKEIPNSYLNGSWEKRLPNNANFRFDNVEGESIVLALDAVGIAASTGSACTSSTLEPSHVLMALGLRHEQAHGSLRLTLGKQTTKEEIDLTISGLKEIIKKLRTISGEILKEFK is encoded by the coding sequence ATGAAGAAAAAGAGAATTTATTTAGATTATGCCGCCACCACGCCGGTTGATCCGGCGGTTTTGGCCGCGATGAAGCTGTATTTTTCTGAAAAATTTGGCAATCCGATGTCTATTCATAGCTTCGGCCAGGAAGCAAAAGAAGCGATTGAGAAAGCCCGCACTCAAGTAGCTAGATTTTTAAATTGCGAGCCGCGGGAAATAATTTTTACTTCAGGAGCAACGGAAAGCAATAATTTAGCCATTCGCGGAGTTGTCAAAGCTTATTGGGGCAAATATAAGAGAAAACCACATATTATCACAACGCAGTTTGAGCATCATTGCGTTTTGAATACATGTAAGGTCCTGGAAGTAGAGCGCCAAGGCCTAGCTGAAGTTACTTATCTTCCAGTTTATAAAAACGGAATTGTAAAAGTTAAGGATGTTAAAAAAGCAATCAGGACGAATACAATTTTGGTTTCAATTATGTACGTCAACAATGAAATCGGAACCGTCCAACCAATTGCCGAAATCGGAAAGTTAATTCATGAAACACGAAACATGAAACATGAAACAAAATATCCCTTATTTCATACCGATGCCGTTCAGGCAATTAATTATTTTGATTGCGATGTTAAAAGATTAAATGTTGATTTGCTTTCGCTCTCGGCTCATAAAATTTACGGCCCAAAAGGAGTCGGCGCGCTATATATCAAAAAGGGGACGCCAATATCCCAAGTCCAGACGGGCGGAGAGCAGGAATTCAACTTAAGAGCTGGAACGCATAACGTAGCAGGAATGGTCGGATTGGGTGCCGCAATCCAACAAGTCAAAAGTCAAAAGTCAAAAGTCAAAAGTATTGTATTGCTTCGCGATTATCTAATAAAAAGAGTGCTGAAAGAAATTCCAAATTCATATCTTAATGGTTCCTGGGAAAAACGATTGCCCAATAACGCTAATTTTCGGTTTGACAATGTGGAAGGGGAGAGTATCGTGCTGGCGCTGGACGCAGTGGGCATTGCCGCTTCTACCGGATCAGCTTGCACTTCATCCACTCTGGAACCCTCGCATGTTCTTATGGCCTTAGGACTCCGGCACGAACAGGCCCATGGAAGCTTGCGATTGACATTGGGAAAACAAACTACTAAAGAAGAAATTGACCTCACAATTAGTGGACTTAAAGAAATTATCAAAAAACTTCGAACTATATCAGGAGAAATACTAAAAGAATTCAAGTAA
- a CDS encoding GGDEF domain-containing protein encodes MKSKFTFKEKIYHLKGKIRELNKELKNRDRKIKKLESEVNKDDLTRIYSRKRILEELSYLINLYDRNHLPFTSILFDIDDFKDVNVVGLVIGDKLLKHLSMLIKRYLRKTDKLGRLGGDEFLILLPGTKIANAKEFAERIRNKVESHTFNFKNSDKIKVTISGGLVQYNGEYKDPIELLRRADVGLRESKKNGKNQFNIFPED; translated from the coding sequence TTGAAATCGAAATTTACGTTCAAAGAGAAAATTTACCATTTAAAGGGAAAAATTCGCGAGCTCAATAAAGAATTAAAGAATCGAGATAGAAAGATAAAAAAGCTGGAAAGTGAGGTAAATAAGGATGATCTTACACGCATATACAGCCGAAAGAGAATACTTGAAGAGCTATCATATTTGATAAATTTATATGATAGAAATCACCTTCCATTCACAAGTATACTGTTCGATATTGACGATTTTAAAGACGTAAATGTTGTGGGTCTTGTTATTGGAGACAAGCTTCTTAAGCATTTGTCAATGCTTATAAAAAGATACTTACGCAAAACTGATAAGCTTGGACGCCTAGGAGGTGACGAATTTCTCATTCTGCTTCCTGGCACAAAAATCGCTAATGCCAAAGAGTTCGCGGAGAGAATAAGAAATAAAGTTGAAAGCCACACTTTTAACTTTAAAAACAGTGACAAAATCAAAGTAACAATCAGCGGAGGATTAGTTCAATACAATGGGGAATATAAAGATCCAATCGAGTTACTAAGAAGAGCTGATGTTGGCCTTCGCGAGTCAAAGAAAAACGGAAAAAATCAATTCAATATTTTTCCAGAAGATTAA
- the nifU gene encoding Fe-S cluster assembly scaffold protein NifU, protein MQYSKKVLEHFMQPHNLGKIENPDGVGTVGNPVCGDIMRIYIKVAKNKKGEEIIKDIKFETLGCGAAIATSSMVTDLAKGKKLNEAMRITRGDVAENLEGLPPIKMHCSNLAAEALHKAIEEYQKKSKK, encoded by the coding sequence ATGCAATATTCAAAAAAAGTGCTGGAGCATTTTATGCAACCGCACAATCTGGGAAAAATAGAAAATCCCGACGGCGTCGGAACGGTCGGCAATCCCGTTTGCGGAGACATTATGCGCATTTATATTAAGGTGGCTAAAAACAAAAAGGGCGAAGAGATTATTAAAGATATAAAGTTTGAAACGTTGGGCTGCGGAGCAGCGATAGCTACTTCCTCAATGGTAACGGATCTGGCGAAAGGCAAAAAATTAAACGAGGCAATGAGAATCACTAGGGGAGACGTAGCCGAAAATCTGGAGGGCCTTCCGCCAATTAAGATGCACTGCAGCAATTTAGCGGCTGAGGCGTTGCACAAAGCTATTGAAGAATATCAGAAGAAATCTAAAAAATAA